CTTTGGTCCTCAACCGCTCCGAGGCGGCCGGGTCCGCTCCACACCACACGGCGCGGGCGGACGACTCCGCCACAGGCGGCAACCCAGAAGTTGCCGAGGCAACCCAGGTGTCGCCGACCGCACCGGAGACCATGCCACCCCGCCACGCGGCAGGCGACGACCCAGCAGCAGGCGACCATCGCGCGGCAGCCCACAACTTCTGGGATGTAGGTACATCCCAGAAGTTGTGGCCCACGGACGCGGACCTCGCCGCGGTCGGCGTGCGGCTGGTGCTGCACCCGGTGTCGCCCCTGCTCGCCGCGCTGCGCGCCGCCGCCGACGCCTACGCCGCGATCGCCGCCACCAGTCACGCCACGGGCGTCGACCGGATGGCCTGGTCCGCCTTCACCTCCCTGGTCGGCCAGGACGACGCGCTCGCCCTCGACGCCCGCTACGCCGTCTAGCCCGCGAGGAGAACTCATGACCCACGTCGCCGTCGCCGGTGCCGGGCCGGTCGGGCTGACCGCCGCCCTCGCCCTCGCCCGGCAGGGTGCCCGCGTGACCGTCCTGGAGGCGGGCGAGGGCCTGGCCGCCGAGTCGCGGGCGTCCACGTTCCACCCGCCCACCCTGGAGATACTCGCCGAGCTGGGCGCTGTCGACGAGGTGCTGGCCCGGGGCCTGACCGCGCCGACGTTCGCCTACCGCGACCGCGCCGCCGGACACGTCGCCACCCTCGACCTGGCCGTGCTCGCCGGGGACACCCCGTACCCGTACCGGGTGCAGCTCGAACAGTCCAAACTCACCCCGATCCTGGCCGAGCACCTCGGCCGCCTGGGTGGTCAGATCCGCTTCGGGCAGGCGGTCACCGGGGCGGAGACCACCACCACGGGGGTACGCGTCCACGCGGGTGACACGACCCTCGACGCCGACTGGCTCATCGCCGCCGACGGAGCGCACTCGGCGGTGCGCCGCAGCCTCGGCGCCGAGTTCGCCGGCATCACCTACCCCGAGCGCTTCCTGGTCGCCTCGACCGACGAGGACCTGCACGCGCTGCTCGACGCGCTCGCCGAGGTCAATTACGTGTTCGACCCGGTGGACTGGTCGGTGCTGCTGCGTACGCCCGATCATTGGCGGGTGCTGCTGCCCACCCCGGACGGCTCGCCCGACGAGGCCGAGCTGGCCCGGCTCGGCGCGCGGCTGCGGCAGATCGCCGACCCGGGGCGGCCGTGGCGGGTCGCGCACGCCAGCATCTACCGCGTCCACCAGCGGGTGGCCGTGTCGTTCCAGCACGGCCGGGTGCTGCTGGCCGGGGACGCCGCGCACGTCAACAACCCGCTCGGCGGGCTCGGCATGAACTCCGGCATCCACGACGCCGTCGCGTACGCCGCCGCCCTGGCCGGTCCGGACCCGGAGCAGGCCGTCGCCGCCGCGGCCGCCGACCGCCGCCGGATCGCGCTGGAGTACGTGCAGACCGTCTCCCACCGCAACTACGAGCGCCTCACCGCCACCGACCCCGCCGCCCGCGCCGCCCACCTCGACGAGCTGCGCGCCATCGCCGCCGACCCCGCCCGATCACGGGCGTACCTGCTGCGCGCCTGCATGATCGCGTCGCTGCGCCCGGTGACCGCGTGAGTCCCGTGCCGCTGTCCGGGCCGGCGGCCGCCGACACCGGCGGGCAGGTCGCGCGATACAACCCCGCGCGGGTGTACGAGCTGGTCGGGACCGTGCCCGCCGCCTCACCGGAGCAGGTGGACCGGCTGGTCCGGGCCGCCGACGCCGCGCAGCGCCCGTGGGCCGCGACCCCGGTGCGCGAGCGCGCCGCACTGCTGCGGGCCGCGGCCGATGCCGTCGAGCCCCACCTGCCGACCCTCGCCGAACTGCTGGCCCGCGAGTCCGGCAAGGTGCTGGCGGACTGCCGCGGCGAGATCGGCTTCGCGCTGACGTTCCTGCGCTGGGTCGCCGGCCGGGCGCCCGAGGTGCTCGCCGACACCGAGGTCGACGACACGGCCGGACGCCTGCTGCAAAGGCGCCGCCCGTACGGGGTCGTCGCCGCGATCACCCCCTGGAACGCCCCGATCATCCTGTCCCTGCTGAAGATCGGCCCCGCGCTGGCCACCGGGAACACCGTCGTGGTCAAGCCGTCGCCGCTGGCACCGCTCACCATCGACCGCGTGGTACGCCTGCTCGCCGGGGCGCTGCCCGCGGACGTGCTGCACACCGTGCACGGCGGCACTGAGGCCGGCGCGGCCCTGGTCGGGCACCCGCTGGTGCGCAAGGTCGCGTTCACCGGCGGCGATCGGGCCGCCCGGCACGTCGCCGCGACCGCCGCCACGCAGACCACGCCGACCGTGCTGGAGCTGGGCGGCAACGATCCGGTGCTGCTGCTCGACGACGCCGACCTGTCCCCGGAGCCGATGCGCCGCCTGGTCATGGCGTCGTTCGCGACCAGCGGGCAGGTGTGCATGGCCGCCAAACGGCTCTACCTGCCCGAATCACGGCGTGCGGAGTTCCTCGACGCCTACCTCGACGCGGCGCGGAAGGTGCTGTGCCTGGGCGACCCGCTCGCCGACGGCGTGAGCATGGGCCCGGTCGTCACCGCCGAGGCGGCCGCACGAGTGAACGGGCTGGTCGAGGATGCCGTGGCACGCGGCGGCAGCGCACTGCCCCTGGGCCGCGTCGACCCCGGCACCGACCTGCGTGCCGGTCACTTCGTCACGCCGACGCTGCTGGTGGGCGTACCAGAGGATGCTCCGGTCGTGACGGAGGAACAGTTCGGGCCGACGGTGCCCCTGCTGCTGTACCGCGACGAGTCCGATCTGGTCGCCCGCGCCAACGCGGGCGAGCTCGGGCTCGGCGCATCGGTGTGGTCGGCCGACGAGGAACGTGCGTTCGCCCTGGCCCGCCGCCTGGAGGCAGGCTTCGTCTTCGTCAACACGCACAACCGGACCGGCATGTCGCTGCGCGCCCCGTTCGGCGGCGTGAAGCGCTCCGGCTACGGCCGCGAATACGGCGACGAGGGCATCACCGAGTACACCCAGACCTGCGTGGTACACGCCCCAGCCGCCTTCCGGACCGGTGGCGCCGGTGCGGCGGCCAACGCCTACCCGGCCTGATCCGCTCGCGAAGATCGCTGTTCCGTGTCCAGTAACTATTCAGGTCGGCGTGTCGGTTCCACGTTTGGGCGATCGATGGCGATGATCGTCGGGTGTCGTCTGAGCGGGTTCCGTCGTATGAGCAGTTGGCTGCTCTGGTCGTGGAACAGGCCGCGCTGATCGAGCGGTTGACGGCGCGGGTGGCCGAGCTGGAACGTCGGCTCGGCCTCAACTCGCGTAACTCGTCGAAGCCGCCGTCGTCGGACGGGCAGGCCAAGCCGCCGCCGCGGTCGCTGCGGGAGCGTTCGGGCCGCCGTCCGGGTGGGCAGCCCGGCGCGGACGGGACGACGTTGCGGCAGGTCGCTGTGCCTGACGAGGTGGTCGAGCACCGGCCGGACGCGTGTGGGCGGTGCCGGGCGGGACTGGCGGGAGCCGCGGTGGCCTCGGTCGTGGCGCGGCAGGTCTTCGACGTGCCGCCGATCCGGGTCCGGGTGACCGAGCACCGGATGGTGGCCTGCCGGTGCTCGGGCTGCGGGGCGGTGACCGGTGCGCCGGCTCCGGCCGGGGTGGGCGCGCCGGTGCAGTACGGGCCGGGCATCGCCGCGATCGTGGTGTACCTGGCGGTTCGTCAGCACATCCCGGTGGCGCGGCTGGCCGAGTTGTGCGCCGAGGTGCTGGGCGTGGACGTGTCGACCGGCTGGATCGCCGGTCGGCTGCGCCCGGCCGCCCGGTCGCTTTCCGGGTTCGCCGACCGGGTCCAGGCCGCGCTACGGGCCGCGCCCGTGGCCCACTTCGACGAGTCCGGGGCCAGGGTCGAGGGCCGCAACCGGTGGGTGCACTCGGCCTCGACCCCCACCCTGACCTGGTTCCACCTCGACGACAAGCGCGGCAAGGCCGCGATGGACGCCGCAGCGATCCTGCCCGCCTTCGCCGGTGTGGCCGTGCACGACTGCTGGCCGGCCTACTTCCGCTACACCAGCCTGGAGCACGCGGTCTGCAACGCCCACATCCTGCGGGAGCTGACCGGCTGGCACGAGACCGACCCCGACCGCCAAACCTGGGCCAAAACCACCGCCGACCTGCTACGCGAAGCACACCGGGCTGTCGTGGCCGCCCGCGCAGGCGGACACGACAGCCTCGACACCGCCCGGCTGGCCGACTACGACCGCCGCTGGGGCCAACAGATCGCCGCCGCGTACACGGTCAACCCCCGCCCCGAGCAAGGGCGCGGGGTGCGCATCGTCGCGCTCATCGACCGGCTGCGCACCGCCACCACCGAGATCTGGCGCTTCACCCGCGACTTCACCGTCCCGTTCGACAACAACCAGGCCGAACGCGACATCCGCATGGTCAAACTCCAGATCAAGATCTCCGGGACCTGGCGCACTGTCGACGGCGCCCGCGACTGGCTGACCATCCGCGCCTACATCTCCACCGTCGCCAAGAACGGACTCAACGTCTACCAGGCAATCCGCGACGCCCTCACGGGAAACGCCTGGCTACCGCCACTCCCCACCTGAACAGTTACCGTGTCCAAAAGTGCGCTCAGAGCCCACGTTTCGACACCAAACAGCGATCTTCATCAACTCAAGCCTTGATCTGGGAGGCTAGACCGCGAAGGGCTGGCGCACCTGGGCGCCGAAGGATACTGCGAGGGGCGGCCATGGCAGCGTTCACCAGGTCCGACGACCTGCGGGGGGCGAGGTTCACCGGCGTGGACCTGCGCGGCGCCCGTTTCGTCGAGGCCGACCTGTCCGGCGCGGTGATGCGCGGGGTCGAGGTGCGGCAGGCGGACATCGACGCGCCGTGGCTCGCCCACAGCGGGAGCCTCCTCGTCAACGGCGTCGACGTGATCCCACTGGTCGAGGCCGAGCTGGACCGCCGCTTCCCCGGCCGGGCCGAGCGGCGCGCCGCCGACCCGGCGGGCCTGCGCGCGGCTTGGGCGGCGCTCGAACAGGCCTGGTCGGCCGCGCTCGACCGGGCCGCGGCGATGCCCCCGGGCACGGTGGACGTCTCCGTGGACGGTGAGTGGTCGTTTGCGCAGACGCTGCGGCACCTGGTCCTGGCCACGGACACGTGGCTGCGCCGGGCGATCCTGGCAATCGAGCAGCCCTTCCACCCGATCGGCCAGCTCGACGACGGCGCCGCCGGCAGCGGCCTCGACATGTCGGTCTTCGTGACGGCCGCGCCCTCGTACGCCGAGGTGCTCGATGTCCGGGCGGGCCGCGTCGCCATGGTCCGCGACTTCCTGGCCACCGTCACCCCGGACGAGCTGGCCGTCCCGCGCCGGAACCCGTGGGAGCCGGAGCACCCGGAGACCACCCTGTCCTGCCTGCACGTGATCCTCGAAGAGGAATGGGAGCACCTGCGCTACGCCCTGCGCGACCTCGACGCGATCGAGGCGAAGGCGGCGATCTAGGCTGCGCGCATGGCGAGCGTGCTGATCCTGCCCGGTTTCGAGAACTCCGGCCCGGCCCACTGGCAGAGCCGATGGGAGGCCGAGCACCCGGAGTACCGGCGCGTCGAGCAGGCCGACTGGTTCCGCCCGCAGGTCGGCGACTGGGTCGACACCCTGGCCGCCGCGGTCGCCGCCGCGCCCGAGCCGGTGGTGCTGGTCGCGCACAGCCTGGGCTGCGTGACCGTGGCGCACTGGGTGGCCCGGGGCGGCGACACCGCCCGGGTGCGCGGTGCGCTGCTGGCGGCCCCGGCCGACGTCGACACGGCCGAGGTGCCCGAGCTGGTGAACTTCCGCCCGGTGCCGCTGGTGCCGCTGCCGTTCCCGAGCATCGTCATCGCCGGGGACGACGACCCGTGGGCGGCGCTGCCGCGCTGCCGGATGTTCGCGGCGGCATGGGGTTCGCGGCTGGTCGTCATCCCGGGCGGTGGCCACGTCAACGCCGACTCTGGCCTCGGCTCCTGGCCACAGGGCAAGGAACTGCTCGCCGAGCTGGCCTGACGCTCCCGGCTCACCGGCCGGCGAACGTCACGCCCTGCGGAAGGTGCGGCGGTAGGTGTCCGGGGGCACGCCGACCGCCCGGTGGAAGTGCCGCCGCAGGGTCGTGGCGGTGCCCAGCCCGGCGGCCTCCGCGATGACGTCGATCCCGTCGTCGGTGTTCTCCAGCAGCTCCTGGGCGCGGCGGATGCGCTGCGCGGACAGCCACTGCAGCGGGGTGGTGCCGGTCGCCGACCGGAAGTGCCGGGCCAGGTTGCGGGAGCTCATGTTCGCCTGCCGGGCCAGGTCCTCCACGGTCAGCGGCCGGTCGAGCCGCGCCATCGTCCAGCCGAACAGGTTCGCGAGCGGGTGGTCCTCGCGGGCGGGCACGGGTGTGGTGACGAACTGGGCCTGGCCACCGGCCCGGTGCGGGGGGACGACCAGGCGGCGGGCGACGGCGTTGGCGACGGTCGAGCCGTGGTCCCGGCGGATCAGGTGCAGGCAGAGGTCGATCGCGGCGGCCTTGCCCGCGGAGGACAGCACGTTGCCGTTGTCCACGTAGAGCACGTCGGGGTCGACCTCGACCCGCGGATAGCGGGCGGCGAGCACATCGGTGTGGGCCCAGTGCGTGGTGGTGCGCAGGCCGTCCAGCACCCCGGCGGCGGCCAGCACGAAGGCGCCGGTGCACAGCGAGACGAGCCGCGCGCCCGCGTCGTGGGCGGCGTGTACGGCGTCGACGAGGCCCGGTGGCAGGTCCGCGTCGACGTCCTCGATCGCCGGGATGATCACGGTGTGGGCGTGGACGAGCCGGTCCAGCCCCGAGTCCGGTTCCATGTGGAAGCGTCCGACCTGGACCGGGCCGGGTCCGCAGACCACGAGGTCGTACCAGGGGTCGGCCAGGCCGGAGGGGTCGCGGGTGAAGATCTCGAAGACCGTGGCTAGCTCGAAGTGCAGCATTCCGTCGGTGGCGGCGAGCGCGACAGTGGTCATGTCCGAAAGTGTATGGAGGATGGCGTTCCCGACACTCGCGGGCGGCGTCCGCCCGGTGGAGGATTTCCTCAGTCGATCTCTTCGGGTGGAGGAACAGCAGATGGGTACGGGTCAGACGGTTGCGGTGTTCGGCGCCTACGGGCACACCGGCCGGTTCCTGGTGGCGGAGTTGCGGGCCCGCGGATTCGTCCCGCTGGCGCTCGGGCGCGACGAGAACAGGCTCCGGGAGCTGGCGGCGGGGACGGGCCTCGCCTACCGGGTGGCGTCGGCCGACGACCCGGCCTCGCTCGACGCGGCGCTGGCCGGTGCGGCGGCTGTCGTCAACGCCGCGGGCCCGTTCGCCTCGACCGCGGCTCCGGTGATCGAGGCCGCGCTGCGCGCCGGGGTCCCGTACGTGGACGTGGCGGCCGAGATCGAGGCCAACGCCGACACGTTCGCGCACTTCGGCGACCGCGCCGAGGCGGCCGGGGTGGCGGTGGTCCCGGCGATGGCGTTCTTCGGCGGCCTCGGCGACCTGCTGGTGACGGCGGCGATGGGCGACTGGACCCACGCCGACGAGGCGCACGTCGCGTACGGCCTGAGCAGCTGGCACCCCACGGCGGGGACGCTGTCCTCCGGCACGGTGTCCCGTGACCGCCGCGACGGCAGGCGCGTCCGCTTCACCGGCGGCCGCCTGGAGTACTACGCCGCCGAGGGCGCGCTGCCGACCCTCGACTGGGACTTCCCCGCGCCGCTGGGCCGCCGGCCGGTATTCGGCGAGTTCACGATGGCCGATGTCGTCACCGTGCCCAGCCACCTGCCCATCCCGGAGGTGCGCACGTACATGACCACGGTCGCGGCCACCGACCTGGCCACACCGGGCACCCCGGCACCGGCGGCGGTCGACGCGTCCGGCCGGTCGGCGCAGACGTTCACCGTCGACGTCGTCGTGCGCTCCGGCGGCACGCGGCGGCGCATCGTCGCGCACGGGCAGGACATCTACGCGATCAGCGCACCGCTGGCGGTCGAGGCGGTCCGCCGCCTGCTCGCCGGTGAGGTCAAGGCGACCGGCGTCGCCTCGGCCGGGAAGATCTTCGACGCCTCCGGCTTCCTGAGCGCGCTGTCCGGGCACCTCACCGTCGAGCAGCACGGCGAGTCCCGCGTGCCGCAGTTCGCGTGACCGTGACCCCCGCCGCGGTCAGCCCTTCATCGGGGCGCCGACGGCGGGGTCGCGGTCGTTGGTGAGGAACGTGGTGGCCGGCAGGCCGCCACCGGCGGGCCGGGCCCGCTGCGCGCCCGCCGGGTCGTCCTCGACCAGGGCGTCGGTGCTCCAGCCGGACTGGTTCCAGGAGTTGCCGTCCTGCACGGCGGTCGTGGACAGCCGCGCCTCGCGGGAGTTGCCCAGCGCCAGGTTGCCGCGGAACACCGCGCCGGAGTAGAAGAACGCGAACCCGTCCTTGCCGTTGCGGTACGCGGTGTTGCTGGTCAGCCGCAGCGTGCCCCGGTTGGCGCTCTCGGTGAAGCCGTAGCCGGTGTTGTCCCAGGCGGCGCTGTTGGTGACGACGTGCGCCACGGCGGGGGCCGGGTCGCCACCGCCGAGCCGGAAGCCGTTGCCCGCGCCGGGCACCGCCTTGGCCGGGTCCCGCCAGAGGTCGACGCCGTTGCCGTACGCCCAGCTGCGGTCGATCGTCACCGGGTCGGCGAAGTCGTGCAGGTCCAGCCCGTCGTCGACGTTGCCCCAGAACCGGCACCCGCGCACGGTGTTGCCGCCGCCGGTGCCGTACCTGACCGACAGCCCGTCGGCGTCGCCGCCCGCGTCGCGGTTGCGATAGAAGTCGCCGTCCACCACCTGGTTGTGCTCGGTGCCGGCGTCGCGCAGGGTCAAGCCGGTGCCGCCGTTGTCGTGCACGGACAGCCGCTCGAACACGTTGTGCCGGCAGGCCCCGCACACATACGCGTTGCGCGGCGCGTTGCGGATCTCCAGCCCGCGTACGGTCCAGTAGTCGGCGGTCTGCGTGATGAACCAGCTGTTGGAGCGCAGGTCGGCGGCGTCGAACACCGGCCGCTCCCCCGGCGCGGCGGTCAGCGTGATCCGCTGCTGGGCGGTGCCGTCGGTCTCGATCACGACCGGGTCGACGGCCCGGTAGGTGCCGCCCCGCGCGACGATCGTCTGGCCGGGCCGCGCCACGGAGACGGCCTTGGCCAGGCTCGCGTACGGGCGCGCGGCGCTGCCGTCGCCGTCGTCGCTGCCGTCCGGTGCCAGCTGGACCTCCAGCCGCACCGCGGCGGCGGTCGCCGACGGCGCGACCGACGGGGACGCCGCCGCGCTGCTCGCCGGGACCACCGATGGTGACGGGCTGGGCGGTGCGGCCTCCACCTGCGGTGACGTCTTCCCCGGCAGCAGTACGAGGACGGCGGCGACAGCCGCGGCCGTCCCGGCTGCGGTGCCCGCGGTCAGCGCCGGCTTCGCCCACAACGGCGCCAGCAGGCGCCCCCACCACCCCGCCTGCCCTGCCGCGAGCGCCGCGGCACCCGCGCCCGGGGCGGCCGCGTTCGCCAGCGCGGCGAGCAGTTCGTCGAGCGCCCCGGCGGAGACGGGCACCAACCCGAGTCCGCCGAGGACGGCCTCGGTCGTGACCGGCGGGCGGCTCACCGCCTGGCAGCTCGGGCATTGCTCGATGTGCCGGTGCAGCCGCTTCTGCCAGCGGGGTTCGGCGCTGCCGTCCCAGCCGCGAGCCGCCGCGACGAGATCCTCGCAGCGGGGACGGGCCCGCCACGCGGCGAGCACGGCGCGGGCACGGATGAGGTGGGCGCGCATGCGCTGGATGCGTACCCCCGCGTGGGCGACCGTCAGACCGAGGGCGTCGGCGACCTCGGCGCGGCTGAGCGAGCCCGCGATCTCCTGCCACCACAGCGCCAGGACCCGGCGTTCCTCGGCGTCGAGCCAGCGGCTCGCGGCGAGCACGACCTCGCGCTCGGCGGCCAGCCGCACCCGGGCCAGGGTGTCGTCGGCGAAGTCGGCGTCCGGGTCGGGCAGCTCCGGCACGGTGCGGGCCTGGTCGGTGCGGCGCGCGCGTTCGCGGTCCTGGATCTGGCGGACGGCGATGGCGACCAGCCACGACCGGAAGCGTTCCGGTTCGCGCAGCGACGGCAGCGCCTGCACGGCGCGCAGCATCGTCTCCTGGACCACGTCGTCGACGTCGGGGTGGCCGTGCAGGGCCCGGCCCACGATGTTGTACACGAGCTGCAGGTGCTCGGCGAGCAGCCGGGCCACGGCCTGCCGGTCCCCGGCTCTGGCCGCGACGACGAGCGCGGGGTCCGCGAGCGTGTTCATCGATGCAACTCCTGCCGCGAAACGGTCCACGAACAAGATCTATTGAGGACCGCCGCCATCGTGACACGCCTCCGATCAGGCTGTAAAGACATCGGCGACCGCCATTGCTTCGGCTGGCGTTCAAACAAACCTCGCCGATTTCTGTTACGGCGAGGTGACCGGCCCGTCTACCAGACAGCGACCCCGGCCGTGCCCGCGGCCGGACCGTCGCTACCGCCGGACGACCGGGCCGTCCGGCACCTTCCGTCCCGCGGCGGCGGCGTCCAGGCAGCGCCGCCCCGCAACCCTGTCCCGAAAGGACCAGCGATGCCCAGATCATCCCCGCCGACCGGCGTGCCCGGGCGGGGCCGCTCCCCGTGGCGCCGCCTGCTCTCCGGCGGTGTCGTGCTCGCGGCCACGGCGGCCACCGTCCTGGCCGTCGGCATGTCCACCGCCGAAGCGGCGACCCCGGCCGACGGCGGCGTCTACACCCTGTCCTCGGCCTCCAGCGGCAAGTGCGTGAACGTGGCCGGCGCCTCGGCCGACAACGGCGCGCTGCTGCAGCAGATCGCCTGCAACAGCGCCCTCACCGAGCAGCAGTTCCGCGCCGCCGCCCAGTCCGGCGGCTACAACCTGGTCAACGTCAGGAGCGGCCGCTGCGTCGACGTGCCGAACAGCTCCACCACCTCCGGCACCCAGCTGCAGCAGTGGGGCTGCGGCGACGGCACCAAGACCAACCAGCAGTGGGTCTTCACCCCGTCGTCGGCGGCCGCCGGCAAGTACCTGATCCGCAGCGTCGCCACCAACCTCTGCCTCAGCAACAAGGACGGCTCCACGTCGGGCGGCAACCCGATCGTCCAGGAGACCTGCTCCGACATCGCCCGTCTGCAGTGGGCGTTCAACGCCGTCGGCACCGCCCCGTCCCCCTCCCCGACGTCGGGCCGGACCTGGTCCAACACCGCCGACGGGTTCGCCGCGGGCACCACCGGCGGCGCGGGCGGCACCACCGTCACCGTCACCAACCAGGCCGACCTGGTCCGCTACGCCGCCGCGAGCGAGGCGTACGTCATCCGGGTCAACGCCACGATCACGGTGACGCCGTACGGCATGGAGATCCCGGTCAAGTCGAACAAGACGATCATCGGCGTGGGGAAGAACGGCCGGATCAAGAACGGCGGCTTCTTCCTCGGCGCGGGCACCCGCAACGTCGTCATCCGCAACCTCACCATCGGCGACACGCTGATGGCCGCGGACGACCCCGACGACAAGGACTACGACTACGACGGCATCCAGATGGACACGGCCGACCACATCTGGATCGACCACAACACCATCAGCCGCACTAACGACGGCCTGATCGACAGCCGCAAGGACACCTCGTACCTGACCGTGTCCTGGAACAACCTCGGCAACACCAACAAGGCGTTCGGCATCGGCTGGACCGAGAACGTAACCGCGCGGATGACGGTCCACCACAACTGGATCCACGACACCAACCAGCGCAACCCCAGCACCGACAACGTGGCGTACGCCCACCTGTACAACAACTACCTGCAGAACATCGCGTCGTACGGCAACCTGTCGCGCGGCGCGACGAAGATGGTGCTGGAGAACAGCTACTTCGAGAACGTGGCCAACCCGTACTACCCGGACACCAGCGCCGCGCAGCTGCGGGAGTCGGGCAGCATCCGGG
The Catellatospora sp. IY07-71 DNA segment above includes these coding regions:
- a CDS encoding RICIN domain-containing protein: MPRSSPPTGVPGRGRSPWRRLLSGGVVLAATAATVLAVGMSTAEAATPADGGVYTLSSASSGKCVNVAGASADNGALLQQIACNSALTEQQFRAAAQSGGYNLVNVRSGRCVDVPNSSTTSGTQLQQWGCGDGTKTNQQWVFTPSSAAAGKYLIRSVATNLCLSNKDGSTSGGNPIVQETCSDIARLQWAFNAVGTAPSPSPTSGRTWSNTADGFAAGTTGGAGGTTVTVTNQADLVRYAAASEAYVIRVNATITVTPYGMEIPVKSNKTIIGVGKNGRIKNGGFFLGAGTRNVVIRNLTIGDTLMAADDPDDKDYDYDGIQMDTADHIWIDHNTISRTNDGLIDSRKDTSYLTVSWNNLGNTNKAFGIGWTENVTARMTVHHNWIHDTNQRNPSTDNVAYAHLYNNYLQNIASYGNLSRGATKMVLENSYFENVANPYYPDTSAAQLRESGSIRVNCTGKASTNGSAFTPGSFYSYTLDPAANVPALLRTYTGPQADIGN